A DNA window from Mobula birostris isolate sMobBir1 chromosome 3, sMobBir1.hap1, whole genome shotgun sequence contains the following coding sequences:
- the pcdh7b gene encoding protocadherin-7b isoform X3, whose translation MSFCVPLALLLLTAAVLVSAKQALRYRITEEGAADVRIGNVASDLGIVAGSGEVTFSLESGSEYFKIDNITGELSTTGRRIDREKLPQCQRIFDANECFIDFEVSVIGPAQSWVDLHDGQVVVDDINDNAPAFPSPVLTLTVEENRPVGTLYLLPTATDRDFGTNGIERYELLQLQDESGQASRRGLEPARGNGGKELTPSGGSDEPGPGGNNVFELQVADTPDGGKQPQLIVKGALDRELRDSYELRLRASDGGRSPRSSSALLRVLISDVNDNSPRFERQLYEARLPENSPAGSRILQLRAGDPDTGVNGQVEYAFGGASEAARRLLRLDENSGWLSVLRRIDREEVSQLRFGVLARDRGQPPRTDRATVLLAIGDQNDNAPLVDIRKIGRIVVRDGAASVAEDVLVDTPVALVQVSDRDQGENGAVTCTVVGDVPFQLRPASETDTDQQQQQQQQQPRKKKYFLHTSAPLDYESVREYSVVIVAVDSGSPSLSSNNSLLVRVADVNDNPPIFPRAVYRLSIPENNLPGDLVAAVVATDADDGKNAELGYSLDAAAAGVFSIDPVKGAIRANLVLDREQTERYEFRVMARDRGTPSLQGSATVVVQVQDTNDNEPRFMQDLFTFYVKENLPPNSPVGMVTVMDADQGKNAEMSLFIEEDNNVFSIDNDTGTIYSTISFDREQQTTYSFKVKAVDGGEPPKSSTAMISLYVMDDNDNPPTITFPKNASYTLLPPSSNLRTVVATVLATDSDTGINADLNYSIVGGNPFKLFEIDSASGVISLVGKLTQKHYGLHRLVVQVNDSGQPSQYTTAMVHVFVNESVSNATIVEAQIARSLRTSLKQDIAGDPNYEMSKQRLSIVIGVVAGVMTVILIILVVVLARYCRPKKSKNGYEAGKKDPEDFFTPQQHDKSKKPRKDKKNKKAKQPLYSSIVTVEASKPNGQRYDSVHEKLTESPGMGCYHSMNGGPGSPDLGRHYKSSSPLPTVQLHPQSPTAGKKHQAVQELPPANTFVGTGDNISIESDHCSEYSCQTNNKYSKQMSHLHPDVLHLSMRL comes from the coding sequence ATGAGTTTCTGTGTACCACTGGCGCTTTTGCTGCTGACCGCCGCCGTCCTGGTGAGCGCAAAGCAAGCGCTCCGCTACCGGATCACCGAGGAGGGAGCAGCCGACGTGCGGATCGGCAACGTGGCCAGCGACTTGGGCATCGTGGCGGGCTCGGGAGAGGTGACTTTCAGCCTGGAGTCTGGCTCCGAGTACTTCAAGATCGACAACATAACGGGCGAGCTGAGCACTACCGGCCGGCGCATCGACCGCGAGAAGCTGCCGCAGTGCCAGCGCATCTTCGACGCGAACGAGTGCTTCATCGACTTCGAAGTGTCAGTGATCGGTCCGGCGCAGAGCTGGGTCGACCTTCACGACGGCCAGGTGGTGGTGGACGATATCAACGACAACGCTCCCGCCTTCCCTTCGCCCGTGCTCACGCTGACCGTGGAAGAGAACCGGCCGGTGGGCACCCTCTACCTCCTGCCCACCGCCACTGACCGCGACTTCGGCACCAATGGCATCGAGCGGTACGAACTGCTGCAGCTGCAAGACGAGAGTGGCCAGGCATCCAGGCGAGGGTTGGAACCGGCGCGGGGAAACGGCGGCAAGGAGCTGACTCCCAGCGGGGGCAGCGACGAACCGGGGCCGGGCGGCAACAATGTGTTTGAGCTCCAGGTGGCCGATACCCCGGACGGGGGCAAACAACCTCAACTGATCGTCAAGGGGGCTTTGGACAGGGAGCTGCGCGACTCCTACGAGCTGAGGCTGCGGGCGAGTGACGGCGGGCGGTCCCCTCGCTCCTCCAGTGCCCTGCTGAGGGTGCTCATCTCGGACGTGAATGACAACAGCCCTCGCTTCGAGCGGCAGCTCTACGAGGCCAGGCTGCCAGAGAACAGCCCGGCGGGCAGCCGCATCTTACAGTTGCGAGCTGGCGATCCGGACACCGGGGTGAACGGTCAGGTGGAGTACGCTTTCGGCGGGGCGAGCGAAGCGGCTCGGCGGCTGCTGCGTTTGGACGAGAACAGCGGCTGGTTGAGTGTGCTGCGCCGGATCGACCGCGAGGAGGTGAGCCAGCTCCGCTTCGGCGTCCTGGCTCGCGACCGGGGCCAACCCCCCCGCACGGACCGGGCCACCGTGCTGCTGGCCATCGGCGACCAGAATGACAATGCGCCGCTTGTTGACATCCGCAAAATCGGGCGCATCGTGGTGCGCGACGGCGCCGCCAGCGTGGCCGAGGACGTGCTGGTGGACACACCGGTGGCTCTGGTGCAAGTGTCGGACCGCGACCAGGGCGAGAATGGCGCCGTGACCTGCACAGTGGTCGGAGACGTGCCATTCCAGCTGAGGCCGGCCAGTGAGACCGACACCGaccagcagcagcaacaacagcaaCAGCAGCCGAGGAAGAAGAAGTACTTCCTGCACACTTCGGCCCCGCTGGACTACGAGTCAGTAAGGGAATATTCTGTAGTAATCGTGGCCGTGGACTCGGGCAGTCCCAGCTTGTCCAGCAACAACTCCCTGCTGGTTAGAGTGGCGGACGTCAACGACAACCCACCCATCTTCCCGCGGGCCGTCTACCGGCTGTCCATCCCTGAGAATAACCTGCCCGGTGACCTGGTCGCCGCTGTGGTGGCCACTGACGCCGACGACGGCAAGAACGCCGAACTAGGCTACTCGCTGGACGCGGCGGCCGCCGGCGTTTTCTCTATCGACCCGGTCAAGGGCGCCATTCGAGCCAACCTGGTGCTCGACCGGGAACAGACGGAGCGGTACGAGTTCCGAGTGATGGCTCGGGACCGCGGCACCCCGTCCCTGCAGGGCAGCGCCACCGtggtggtccaggtgcaggacaCTAATGACAACGAGCCCCGCTTcatgcaggacctcttcactttCTACGTGAAGGAGAACTTGCCGCCCAACAGCCCGGTTGGCATGGTGACTGTAATGGACGCCGACCAGGGCAAGAACGCCGAGATGAGTCTCTTCATTGAAGAGGACAATAATGTGTTCTCCATAGACAACGACACCGGTACCATCTACTCCACCATCTCCTTCGACAGGGAACAGCAGACCACCTACTCTTTCAAAGTGAAGGCCGTGGATGGAGGAGAGCCCCCGAAATCCTCCACAGCTATGATATCGCTGTATGTCATGGATGATAATGACAATCCGCCCACCATCACTTTCCCCAAGAACGCATCTTACACCCTGCTGCCTCCCTCCAGTAACTTAAGGACAGTTGTGGCCACAGTTCTGGCCACAGACAGTGACACTGGCATTAACGCTGACCTCAACTATAGCATTGTTGGAGGAAACCCCTTTAAACTTTTTGAGATTGATTCTGCCAGTGGAGTCATCTCCTTGGTGGGGAAGCTAACCCAGAAGCACTATGGGTTGCACCGGTTAGTGGTGCAGGTTAATGACAGTGGCCAGCCTTCCCAATACACCACTGCAATGGTTCATGTGTTTGTGAATGAGAGTGTCTCCAATGCTACCATAGTGGAGGCTCAGATAGCAAGGAGTCTCCGCACTTCCCTGAAACAAGATATTGCAGGTGACCCAAATTATGAGATGAGCAAACAAAGACTCAGCATTGTTATTGGAGTTGTTGCTGGTGTCATGACAGTGATTTTAATCATCTTGGTTGTAGTTTTGGCAAGATATTGTAGACCAAAAAAAAGCAAGAATGGATACGAGGCTGGCAAAAAAGATCCTGAAGACTTTTTCACACCCCAACAGCATGACAAGTCTAAGAAACCCAGAAAGGACAAAAAGAACAAAAAGGCCAAACAACCTCTGTACAGTAGCATTGTGACTGTGGAAGCATCAAAACCAAATGGACAGAGATATGACAGTGTGCATGAGAAGCTTACAGAGAGTCCTGGCATGGGATGTTATCACTCCATGAATGGTGGACCAGGGAGTCCTGATCTCGGAAGGCATTACAAATCCAGCTCTCCATTGCCAACAGTTCAGCTTCACCCCCAATCACCTACTGCAGGGAAGAAACATCAGGCAGTGCAAGAACTCCCACCGGCCAATACTTTCGTAGGCACAGGAGATAACATCTCAATTGAATCAGATCATTGCTCGGAATACAGCTGTCAGACCAATAACAAGTACAGCAAGCAG